One stretch of Bacteroidota bacterium DNA includes these proteins:
- the bglX gene encoding beta-glucosidase BglX has protein sequence MKNVFGKILFFLLIGLGIISAQSSAPLLAVQAEAKIDSIISLMTLEEKLGQLNQIGGTWYDDKTERLNEEQTLLLRQGKIGSFLGVMGAEETGRIQKIAVEQTRMHIPVLFGYDVIHGVATITPIPLAEASSWNPSLVEQSAHIAAVEASATGIHWTYAPMVDIARDPRWGRIAEGSGEDPYLGSAMAAARVRGFQGKNILGDGNILACAKHFAAYGGAESGRDYNTVDISERTLREIYLPPYKAAVDAGAWTLMSAFNEIGGEPSSGSRWLMTDILRKEWGFNGFVISDYTSVNELINHRIAKDRTEAGIIGLNAGVDVDMMSRIYMTELVDAVRNKKISEVIVNESVRRVLRAKYAYGLFDRPYRNSDPSKGPNVMLSKEHRTVARKIAGESIVLLKNQKNILPLSKQTKTIALIGPFAGNDHKSDLTGAWAWAKNSDDIVSVMEGIKSKIPSSTKLLYHKGCEIESDSGFRIEQAVKIAKQADVVVAVLGESQQMSGEAASKTNLDLPGRQQELLKALVKTGKPVVLVVMNGRPLTLEWEAENVSTIIEAWHLGVETGNALADVLFGDVNPSGKLPVTFPRSVGQIPLYYNHKSTGRPMMGSEKYTSRYIDSPNEPLFPFGFGLSYTTFSYSNITLSSSKIKKDQKIMVTVDVENTGTINGSEVVQLYMRDDVASVTRPVKELKGFQKVALNPGEKKTVQFTISTDDMSFYNMAMKKVVEPGTFTVYVGGNSVDCKEVSFEVVE, from the coding sequence ATGAAGAACGTTTTTGGCAAGATACTTTTTTTTCTTCTGATTGGTCTCGGAATTATTTCTGCTCAATCTTCTGCACCGTTGCTGGCGGTACAGGCAGAAGCAAAAATCGATTCGATCATTTCACTGATGACGCTGGAAGAGAAACTTGGTCAATTGAACCAGATCGGCGGGACATGGTACGATGATAAAACGGAACGATTAAACGAAGAACAAACATTGTTACTGCGACAAGGGAAGATCGGTTCATTTCTTGGTGTGATGGGTGCCGAGGAAACGGGAAGGATACAGAAAATTGCGGTTGAACAAACACGGATGCATATTCCTGTCTTATTCGGTTATGATGTCATTCACGGTGTTGCAACAATCACTCCCATTCCACTTGCCGAAGCAAGTTCCTGGAATCCATCATTGGTAGAACAATCTGCACATATTGCTGCAGTAGAAGCATCGGCCACGGGAATTCACTGGACGTATGCACCGATGGTGGATATTGCCCGGGATCCGCGATGGGGAAGAATTGCTGAAGGCTCCGGCGAAGATCCGTATCTCGGTTCTGCAATGGCAGCAGCGCGAGTGAGGGGATTTCAAGGAAAAAATATTTTGGGTGATGGAAATATTCTGGCCTGCGCAAAGCATTTTGCTGCCTACGGTGGAGCTGAGTCTGGACGAGATTATAACACGGTAGACATTTCTGAACGAACATTACGGGAAATATATTTGCCGCCATACAAAGCAGCTGTTGATGCCGGTGCCTGGACACTGATGAGTGCCTTTAATGAAATTGGTGGCGAACCTAGTTCCGGCAGTCGATGGTTGATGACAGATATTTTACGAAAAGAGTGGGGATTTAATGGTTTCGTCATCAGCGATTATACCTCTGTTAACGAATTGATCAATCATCGCATTGCAAAAGACCGGACCGAAGCGGGAATTATCGGATTAAATGCCGGTGTGGATGTTGATATGATGAGCAGGATATACATGACAGAACTAGTTGATGCTGTTCGAAATAAAAAGATTTCCGAAGTGATCGTAAATGAATCGGTGCGAAGAGTGTTGCGCGCAAAATATGCTTATGGGTTATTCGATCGTCCATATCGCAACAGTGATCCTTCCAAAGGACCAAATGTGATGTTATCAAAAGAACATCGAACTGTTGCAAGAAAAATTGCGGGAGAATCTATTGTTCTGCTGAAAAACCAAAAAAATATCCTTCCACTTTCGAAACAAACGAAAACAATTGCTCTTATTGGACCGTTTGCCGGAAATGATCACAAAAGCGATTTAACAGGGGCATGGGCTTGGGCGAAAAATTCTGATGATATTGTTTCGGTGATGGAAGGGATAAAATCCAAAATACCTTCATCAACAAAATTACTCTATCACAAAGGTTGTGAAATTGAATCGGATTCAGGTTTTCGGATTGAACAAGCGGTGAAGATTGCAAAACAGGCTGATGTTGTCGTCGCAGTGCTCGGAGAATCTCAGCAGATGAGCGGTGAAGCTGCAAGCAAAACGAATCTGGATCTACCGGGAAGACAACAAGAACTTCTCAAAGCTTTAGTAAAAACCGGAAAACCGGTTGTTCTTGTTGTGATGAATGGGAGACCGTTGACGCTTGAATGGGAAGCAGAAAATGTTTCCACAATTATTGAAGCATGGCATCTTGGCGTAGAAACAGGAAATGCTCTGGCTGATGTTCTTTTTGGAGATGTCAATCCGAGCGGTAAATTACCTGTAACATTCCCGCGAAGTGTCGGTCAAATTCCCCTTTATTATAATCACAAGAGTACTGGTCGGCCAATGATGGGATCTGAAAAATATACCTCACGGTATATTGATTCCCCAAATGAACCGCTCTTTCCATTTGGTTTTGGACTTTCCTATACAACTTTTTCCTATAGTAATATTACTCTTTCATCGTCAAAGATTAAAAAAGACCAAAAAATAATGGTAACTGTCGATGTAGAGAATACCGGAACGATAAATGGAAGCGAAGTAGTTCAACTATATATGCGGGATGATGTTGCATCGGTAACACGACCGGTGAAAGAATTAAAAGGATTCCAAAAAGTTGCGTTGAATCCCGGAGAGAAAAAAACGGTCCAATTTACAATCTCAACCGATGACATGTCATTCTATAATATGGCAATGAAAAAAGTGGTGGAACCGGGAACATTTACCGTATATGTCGGCGGTAATTCCGTTGATTGCAAGGAAGTGAGTTTTGAAGTAGTAGAATAG
- a CDS encoding glucoamylase family protein: MKKLFCVVFVFSLSHFAFSQNSANKKYFEDGFLDTLQHRTFNYFWECVDPKTGLTPDRYPSLTFSSTAAIGFALTSYGIGAERKYISREAAADRVLTTIRYLYYLPQGDAMMGTAGYRGFYYHFLDLKKGTRFNKDIELSTVDTAWLLAGILFCQSYFNNEKETEQAIRAYADSMYHRIDWQWLYARPPLMSMGWYPEKGIHPSDWKGYDESMILYILALGSPTSPIPSEAWNGFTRTSLWMKYYGLEFISFGPLFGHQFSHSWIDFRGIKDSYMREKGIDYFENSRRATLTHQAYAKENPKKLNGYSENIWGLTACDGPADETRTIEGIRRQFFTYRARGVSADWVNDDGTIAPTAAGGSIAFAPEISLPALKAMRNSVPELWTKYGFLDAFNLTYVTDSTPNGWIDHDYIGIDQGPIVIMIENLRSELVWNVMKKNPYVVKGLQRAGFTGGWLENYSKKK; encoded by the coding sequence ATGAAAAAATTATTCTGTGTAGTATTTGTTTTCTCGTTATCTCATTTTGCATTTTCACAGAACAGTGCAAATAAAAAATATTTTGAGGATGGTTTTCTCGATACACTCCAACATCGCACATTCAACTATTTTTGGGAATGTGTTGATCCCAAAACAGGATTAACTCCCGACCGTTATCCTTCACTTACATTTTCCAGTACGGCGGCAATTGGTTTTGCTCTTACATCGTATGGAATTGGTGCAGAACGAAAATACATATCACGCGAAGCGGCTGCGGACAGAGTGCTTACGACGATCCGATATTTATATTATCTTCCGCAAGGCGATGCGATGATGGGAACTGCGGGGTATCGGGGATTCTATTACCATTTTCTTGACCTCAAAAAAGGTACCCGGTTCAATAAGGATATAGAACTTTCAACGGTCGATACGGCATGGTTACTCGCCGGAATATTATTCTGTCAATCCTACTTTAACAACGAAAAAGAAACGGAGCAAGCAATCCGTGCTTATGCGGATTCGATGTATCACCGAATTGATTGGCAATGGTTATATGCTCGCCCACCATTAATGAGCATGGGTTGGTATCCTGAAAAAGGAATTCATCCTTCGGATTGGAAAGGATATGACGAATCAATGATTCTGTATATTCTTGCTCTTGGTTCTCCCACATCGCCAATACCAAGCGAAGCATGGAATGGATTTACGCGGACTTCGTTATGGATGAAGTACTATGGTTTAGAGTTTATCAGTTTTGGTCCATTGTTCGGACATCAATTCTCTCATTCGTGGATCGATTTTCGCGGAATCAAAGATTCATATATGAGAGAAAAAGGAATCGATTATTTTGAGAACTCTCGTCGTGCTACGTTAACTCATCAAGCATACGCAAAGGAAAACCCTAAAAAATTGAACGGCTATTCTGAAAATATTTGGGGACTTACCGCATGTGATGGACCTGCGGATGAAACCCGAACGATTGAAGGAATACGTCGACAATTCTTTACCTATAGAGCGAGGGGAGTTTCAGCAGATTGGGTGAATGATGACGGTACCATTGCGCCGACAGCTGCCGGAGGTTCAATAGCATTTGCTCCGGAAATTTCTCTTCCCGCACTCAAAGCAATGCGCAACAGTGTTCCAGAACTCTGGACGAAATATGGATTTCTCGACGCGTTCAATCTAACGTATGTTACGGACAGCACTCCTAATGGTTGGATCGATCACGATTATATTGGGATTGATCAGGGGCCGATTGTCATCATGATTGAAAATTTGCGCAGTGAACTTGTATGGAATGTGATGAAAAAAAATCCATACGTCGTAAAAGGTTTACAGCGAGCCGGATTTACCGGCGGCTGGTTGGAAAATTACTCTAAGAAAAAATAA
- a CDS encoding sugar ABC transporter substrate-binding protein: protein MRIIQSILFSFVLIAGISCTRHSDQITTIKFWAMGNEGEIVTQLIPEFERNNPNIRVVAQQIPWTAAHEKMLTAFAGGSLPDVFQMGNTWIPEFTVLNSLEPLEPFVNTSSTVHLSDYFEGVLKTNIIDSVLYGIPWYVDTRVIYYRKDLLRQAGFKEPPKTWNDVLKVCEIIQKQAKEKGVTRYPFFLPTNEWVPVIALGMQHGGHFLKDNMTRGNFSGPEFRRAYELLGTFYDKKYSPSGMQLITNLYNSFSEGLIAMYITGPWNIGEFSRRVAPELQNEWMTAPLPSMDSTYPGNSLPLGTSLVMSRTCKQKDAAWKFIEFLGSREQSIALYKITGNLPPIKSAWEDSSLVNNKYIQAFHKQLERVEPLPQVAEWEQIVIRLQIYVEYIATQTMSVDEALRKFDAEVDQMLEKRRWLVEKQLKQ, encoded by the coding sequence ATGAGAATCATTCAATCCATACTGTTTTCCTTCGTCCTCATAGCTGGAATAAGTTGTACTCGACATTCTGATCAAATTACAACGATCAAATTTTGGGCAATGGGAAATGAAGGGGAAATAGTTACTCAATTAATTCCTGAATTTGAACGGAACAATCCAAACATTCGTGTTGTTGCGCAGCAAATTCCCTGGACTGCAGCTCATGAAAAAATGCTAACGGCATTTGCTGGCGGTTCATTGCCGGATGTGTTTCAGATGGGAAATACATGGATACCGGAGTTTACTGTTCTCAATTCGTTAGAGCCGTTAGAGCCATTTGTAAACACATCATCGACTGTTCATCTTTCCGATTACTTTGAAGGAGTATTAAAAACAAATATTATTGATTCAGTGTTGTATGGAATTCCATGGTATGTTGATACGAGGGTCATTTATTATAGAAAAGATTTACTTCGCCAGGCGGGATTTAAGGAACCACCGAAAACTTGGAATGATGTGCTGAAAGTATGTGAGATTATTCAAAAGCAGGCAAAGGAAAAAGGTGTTACGCGATATCCGTTTTTCCTGCCGACCAATGAATGGGTTCCTGTGATCGCTTTGGGAATGCAGCATGGCGGACACTTTTTGAAAGACAATATGACGCGAGGAAATTTCAGCGGTCCCGAATTTAGACGAGCGTATGAACTTCTCGGTACATTTTACGATAAAAAATATTCTCCATCAGGAATGCAATTGATTACCAATTTATACAATTCATTTTCTGAAGGGTTGATTGCAATGTACATTACGGGACCATGGAACATTGGTGAATTCTCTCGAAGAGTAGCTCCGGAATTGCAAAACGAATGGATGACCGCACCGCTTCCTTCTATGGATTCGACATATCCGGGAAACTCTCTTCCGCTCGGAACAAGTTTGGTCATGTCTCGAACATGTAAACAGAAAGATGCTGCTTGGAAATTTATTGAATTTCTAGGTTCGCGTGAACAGTCCATAGCTCTCTATAAAATCACCGGAAACCTTCCTCCCATAAAATCTGCGTGGGAAGATTCTTCATTAGTAAATAACAAATACATTCAAGCATTCCATAAACAATTAGAACGTGTCGAACCGTTGCCGCAAGTTGCCGAATGGGAACAGATCGTGATTCGGCTGCAAATTTATGTTGAATATATTGCCACACAAACAATGTCGGTTGATGAGGCATTGAGAAAATTTGATGCGGAAGTTGACCAAATGCTGGAAAAACGCCGTTGGCTGGTTGAAAAACAATTAAAACAATGA
- a CDS encoding glycoside hydrolase family 2 TIM barrel-domain containing protein, which yields MASTHYILDPNKPRNTFSLNGIWDISGGEKSTIPQQFTATVNVPAVVDMALPAYAWESFDYHWYRTSFTIENILPTHFVFLNIEQSMFGTEVWLNGHHRGGSISCYTSQEYALNEFLEIDQPNELIIRVGSKSTLPPESAVGRDQEKEVYTPGIWGDVSLVCVGGVRVKLVQVIPHIYTGVAEVRAWIQNLEHKKESIHIFGRIFEKNSHKAMSPIEDSTVLIEDHGIEEFVFQIPIDKVSLWSPDNPFLYEVELTVQEGMREFDSMRTTFGMREFTVSGSDFYLNGQRILLRGSNIAFHRFLSDQQRKLLPWDETWIKKALIDIPKEHHFNFFRNHLGQMYNRWYDIADEYGMLIQNEWQFWGATGSDVQIRKEFTEWLHDNWNHPSIVIWDPLNESTDDTVQNEIVPEMKKLDPTRPWESVDFREEHPYIYSLGMVLNNRSFGFARSLDEIENLPVPSMVNEFLWWWFNDQWEPTVLTKTIVERWMGRVYTKEDIISHQSFLAQELIELFRRMRIKAIQPFVYISNNDGPTAHWFLGDIKDLQPKPLLSVIKNAFAPFGVSIELWDRHFFVNETRTVKIFVFNDSNGTRKGTVVFGIRTSDRQWLTKKEILVEVPAVSDIVLIEKFMLPNALDRWSICAELKEENVTVAKSSKMTYAFHKRVVPKLEKQIVMFDPSEEMKMYLTEIGVPSLQFNTADFQKPTTVIVNGNVLGNWVYQQRKEEITSFVKNGGTLILIEPEFRVVGTITHTVVEGVELNISHRADLDKGGYDSYVFAEDHSHPLWNKVDKEYLKMFNGAYGGEIVSQYDVDFSIPSKRLASCGINLQVNAACEVEYGMGKIILFRLQLRGRLKRSTEQNSLFARRVDPIAQQLFLNLLDYASQT from the coding sequence GTGGCAAGTACTCATTATATTCTTGATCCGAACAAACCTCGTAACACATTTTCACTCAATGGAATTTGGGACATTTCCGGCGGTGAAAAATCTACGATTCCTCAACAATTTACTGCTACGGTAAATGTTCCCGCTGTTGTCGACATGGCTCTTCCCGCATATGCATGGGAGTCGTTCGATTATCATTGGTACCGAACGTCATTCACCATCGAAAACATCCTTCCGACACATTTTGTTTTTTTGAACATAGAACAGAGCATGTTTGGAACCGAAGTATGGTTAAACGGACATCATCGTGGCGGCTCAATCAGTTGTTACACTTCGCAGGAATATGCGTTGAATGAGTTTCTTGAGATTGACCAACCAAATGAATTAATCATCCGCGTCGGCTCAAAATCAACGTTACCTCCTGAAAGTGCCGTAGGACGAGATCAGGAAAAAGAAGTCTATACTCCGGGAATTTGGGGCGATGTTTCGCTTGTGTGTGTGGGAGGTGTTCGAGTGAAATTAGTGCAGGTGATACCACATATTTACACTGGCGTCGCCGAAGTCCGAGCATGGATCCAAAATCTAGAACATAAAAAGGAATCGATACATATCTTTGGACGAATTTTTGAAAAAAATTCCCATAAGGCAATGTCACCAATTGAAGACTCTACGGTGTTGATTGAAGATCATGGCATAGAAGAGTTCGTATTTCAAATTCCCATTGATAAAGTATCGTTGTGGTCTCCCGATAATCCGTTTCTCTATGAAGTGGAATTGACTGTGCAGGAAGGGATGCGAGAATTTGATTCTATGCGGACGACATTTGGGATGCGGGAATTCACAGTCTCAGGATCTGATTTTTATTTGAATGGTCAACGGATTCTTCTTCGCGGTAGTAATATCGCATTTCACCGTTTTCTTTCCGATCAGCAGCGAAAGCTTTTGCCATGGGATGAAACGTGGATCAAGAAGGCGCTTATCGATATTCCGAAGGAACATCATTTTAATTTTTTTCGCAATCATCTTGGCCAAATGTATAATCGCTGGTACGATATTGCTGACGAATATGGTATGTTGATCCAAAATGAATGGCAGTTCTGGGGTGCTACTGGTTCGGATGTACAAATCCGAAAAGAATTTACCGAATGGTTGCATGATAATTGGAATCATCCCAGTATTGTTATTTGGGATCCATTGAATGAATCGACCGACGATACCGTGCAAAACGAAATCGTTCCCGAAATGAAAAAACTCGATCCCACTCGTCCGTGGGAATCAGTCGATTTTCGCGAAGAACATCCGTACATCTATTCGCTAGGAATGGTGTTGAATAATCGATCGTTTGGTTTTGCACGTTCGCTTGACGAAATCGAAAATCTCCCGGTTCCTTCAATGGTGAATGAATTTTTGTGGTGGTGGTTCAACGACCAATGGGAACCGACGGTCTTGACGAAAACAATTGTTGAACGATGGATGGGAAGAGTATATACCAAAGAAGATATTATTTCCCATCAATCATTTCTTGCTCAGGAATTGATCGAACTCTTCCGTCGAATGCGTATCAAAGCGATTCAGCCATTTGTGTATATCAGCAATAATGATGGCCCCACAGCACATTGGTTCTTGGGTGATATTAAGGATCTGCAACCGAAACCATTGTTAAGCGTCATCAAAAATGCATTTGCTCCTTTTGGTGTCAGCATTGAATTGTGGGACAGACACTTTTTTGTCAATGAAACCCGAACAGTGAAGATTTTTGTTTTTAACGATTCCAACGGTACACGAAAAGGAACGGTTGTATTTGGAATAAGAACATCGGATCGTCAATGGCTGACGAAAAAGGAAATTCTGGTTGAAGTCCCAGCGGTGAGTGACATTGTCTTAATAGAAAAATTTATGCTGCCGAACGCTTTGGATCGATGGAGCATTTGTGCTGAGTTGAAAGAAGAGAACGTTACCGTTGCAAAGAGCAGTAAAATGACGTACGCTTTTCATAAACGGGTAGTTCCGAAATTGGAGAAGCAAATTGTCATGTTCGATCCATCGGAAGAGATGAAGATGTATCTAACAGAAATTGGCGTTCCTTCTTTGCAATTTAATACTGCTGATTTTCAAAAACCGACCACTGTAATAGTGAATGGGAATGTTCTGGGGAATTGGGTATATCAACAAAGAAAAGAAGAGATTACCTCATTTGTGAAAAATGGAGGGACACTGATATTGATCGAGCCCGAATTCCGGGTTGTGGGTACTATAACACATACAGTTGTTGAGGGGGTTGAATTGAATATTTCTCACCGAGCTGACCTTGACAAAGGAGGATATGATTCATACGTTTTTGCAGAAGATCATTCGCATCCGTTATGGAACAAAGTCGATAAAGAATATCTGAAAATGTTTAATGGAGCGTACGGCGGAGAGATTGTATCACAATATGATGTTGATTTTTCCATTCCTTCAAAAAGACTGGCTAGTTGCGGGATAAATCTACAAGTGAATGCTGCCTGCGAGGTAGAATACGGCATGGGAAAAATTATCCTCTTCCGGTTGCAGTTGCGCGGAAGGCTGAAACGTTCTACGGAACAGAATTCGCTTTTTGCCCGCAGAGTTGATCCGATTGCGCAACAACTTTTCTTGAATTTGTTGGATTATGCATCTCAAACGTGA
- a CDS encoding glucoamylase family protein, with the protein MKFFFIVLLLISSILSAQSKPDLLIFDEDDAVGDGFYDASWGNVTSPSTLTLAGGSSDKLKIETTQHYSGNHSGLIQWKSSAGGSWKIFISSPNWAARDASGYDSLILFVNAQSSIAAGDLPQLGLESTTGKLSTLYALGDRLSSGIDGDLMTWQRVSIPLASFQPFNQFDPAQFKDINFNQNGTDNVSHTMWFDNVKIVAAASAVTDTTLPSPPKKIIARIGDKTMTLHWNKNSEQNVIGYNVYRSTSAAGPYSKMNSAALPTQSYFDVTVVNGQSYYYFVKAMNASQIESPNSDTVIVLPKSFGTTDDFLEYVQQTSFDYFWYEANPSNGLIKDRSSKDSPASIAAVGFGLTAIGIGVDHGYITRAEGRDRTLTTIKTFWNGPQGTTPIGMIGYKGWFYHFLDMNSATRTWTCELSSIDTGLLLAGMLYSKQYFNGTDSLETQIRALTDSIVARVDWGWMRNSGLSLTMGWHPESNFLGARWIGYNEAMILYIIGIGAQVNPLSAVSWNEWTKGYQWFFSTRINDYFVNFPPLFGHQYSHCWVDYKNIADTYMKGKGITYFENSRRATLDQRLYCIENPKGAVGYGANMWGITASDVPTGYNARGTNMNDDGTLNPTAPGGSMPFAPEVCIPALRNMYDTHRAKIWTGYGFTDAFNETVNWWGKDVLGIDQGPIIIMTENYRTGKVWTTFMKEKIISDGLQKAGFTTVTDVALVENNIPEQYSLTQNYPNPFNPTTTISYQLSAIGNVSLKVYDVLGREIATLVNEQKPAGMYSVSFDAGQLSSGIYFYKLTAGYFSQTQKMILSK; encoded by the coding sequence ATGAAATTTTTTTTTATCGTTCTGTTATTGATCTCTTCTATTCTTTCTGCGCAATCGAAACCGGATCTCCTCATCTTTGATGAGGATGATGCGGTTGGCGATGGATTTTACGATGCGTCCTGGGGAAACGTTACCTCACCCAGTACACTTACTCTTGCCGGCGGAAGCAGTGATAAACTGAAGATCGAAACTACACAGCACTATTCAGGGAATCACAGCGGATTGATTCAATGGAAATCTTCTGCGGGAGGAAGTTGGAAAATTTTTATTTCCAGTCCTAATTGGGCTGCCCGTGATGCAAGCGGTTACGATAGTTTGATTCTGTTTGTGAATGCTCAGAGTTCAATCGCCGCAGGGGATCTTCCACAACTCGGATTGGAAAGTACGACAGGTAAACTTTCAACATTGTATGCACTTGGAGATCGTTTATCTTCGGGAATTGATGGTGATCTAATGACATGGCAGCGTGTCAGCATTCCATTAGCTTCATTTCAGCCGTTTAATCAGTTTGATCCCGCTCAATTTAAGGATATCAATTTCAATCAAAATGGAACGGACAACGTTTCTCATACGATGTGGTTCGACAATGTAAAAATTGTTGCCGCCGCATCGGCCGTAACGGATACAACACTTCCCAGCCCTCCCAAAAAAATTATAGCACGCATCGGCGATAAGACGATGACGTTGCACTGGAATAAAAATTCCGAACAAAATGTTATTGGGTATAATGTCTATCGATCAACTTCTGCGGCCGGTCCTTACAGTAAAATGAATTCCGCAGCATTACCTACACAAAGTTATTTTGATGTTACGGTTGTTAACGGACAATCGTATTATTATTTCGTCAAAGCGATGAATGCATCTCAAATTGAAAGTCCAAATTCGGATACAGTGATTGTTCTGCCGAAATCATTTGGAACCACCGATGATTTTTTAGAATATGTTCAGCAAACATCGTTTGATTATTTCTGGTATGAAGCGAACCCTTCCAACGGATTGATAAAAGACAGAAGCTCAAAAGATTCACCGGCAAGCATTGCGGCAGTCGGGTTCGGATTAACCGCTATTGGTATTGGCGTAGATCATGGATACATCACCCGTGCGGAAGGACGCGACAGGACTTTAACAACCATCAAAACATTTTGGAATGGCCCGCAAGGTACTACACCAATTGGTATGATAGGTTATAAAGGATGGTTTTATCATTTTCTTGATATGAATTCTGCAACGCGAACATGGACGTGTGAACTTTCTTCAATTGACACAGGTCTTCTTCTGGCAGGAATGTTATACTCAAAACAATATTTTAATGGAACCGATTCGTTGGAAACTCAAATTCGAGCATTGACAGATTCCATTGTGGCACGCGTCGATTGGGGATGGATGAGAAATTCCGGATTATCGCTGACAATGGGATGGCATCCCGAATCCAATTTTCTCGGAGCTAGATGGATAGGATACAATGAAGCAATGATCCTCTATATCATTGGAATCGGCGCACAGGTTAATCCGCTATCTGCTGTTTCGTGGAATGAATGGACAAAGGGATATCAATGGTTCTTTAGCACACGAATTAATGATTATTTTGTTAATTTTCCCCCATTGTTTGGGCATCAATACTCACATTGCTGGGTGGACTATAAAAATATTGCCGACACTTACATGAAGGGAAAAGGGATTACCTACTTTGAGAATTCCCGACGGGCAACACTCGATCAGAGATTATATTGTATAGAAAATCCAAAAGGTGCTGTTGGGTACGGAGCTAATATGTGGGGAATTACTGCAAGCGATGTCCCCACCGGTTACAATGCACGCGGAACAAATATGAATGATGATGGAACGTTGAATCCTACCGCTCCCGGCGGTTCAATGCCATTTGCTCCTGAAGTTTGTATTCCGGCGTTGCGTAATATGTATGATACGCATCGTGCAAAGATTTGGACCGGTTATGGATTTACCGATGCTTTCAATGAAACAGTAAATTGGTGGGGGAAAGATGTGTTGGGGATCGATCAAGGACCGATCATTATTATGACAGAAAACTATCGCACGGGAAAAGTGTGGACCACGTTCATGAAAGAAAAAATTATTTCGGATGGCTTGCAAAAAGCTGGATTTACAACTGTAACGGACGTTGCGTTGGTAGAAAACAACATACCGGAACAATATTCATTAACACAGAATTATCCGAACCCATTCAATCCAACGACAACGATTAGTTATCAGTTATCAGCCATCGGCAATGTGAGTTTAAAGGTGTATGATGTTTTAGGAAGAGAGATCGCCACATTAGTTAACGAACAGAAACCAGCAGGAATGTATTCCGTTTCATTCGATGCCGGACAGTTATCAAGCGGAATATATTTCTATAAACTCACCGCCGGTTATTTCAGTCAAACCCAAAAAATGATCCTTTCAAAATGA
- a CDS encoding prolyl oligopeptidase family serine peptidase, translating into MKNTFSLVVMIMTMIGCTASKEWGMTQGQHAQRFEKEIVKTVGYDILVYTPQSFLQSQKRWPLIIFLHGSGERGSDPNTLKVHSLPKIVETKDDFPFIVVSPQCPDGQRWNAEALNAMLDEVLIKLPIDTNRIYLTGLSMGGLGTWKFAIAYPERFAAIAPVCGWGHLEDVEKLKDKPIWVFHGARDNVVPPTESETMVQFLHKFGSTKVKYTVYPDANHNAWDATYANPELYDWFLLHTK; encoded by the coding sequence ATGAAAAATACATTCTCACTTGTTGTAATGATAATGACTATGATTGGCTGTACTGCATCGAAGGAATGGGGTATGACACAGGGACAACACGCTCAGCGTTTTGAGAAGGAGATTGTCAAAACTGTTGGATATGATATTCTCGTTTATACTCCACAATCGTTCTTACAAAGTCAAAAACGTTGGCCTCTCATTATTTTTCTTCATGGTTCGGGTGAGCGGGGAAGTGATCCTAATACATTAAAAGTACACAGTTTGCCAAAAATTGTTGAAACAAAAGATGATTTTCCATTCATCGTTGTCTCGCCGCAATGTCCAGATGGTCAGCGGTGGAATGCAGAAGCATTAAATGCTATGCTCGATGAAGTTCTCATCAAACTTCCCATTGATACAAATCGAATTTATTTGACAGGACTGAGTATGGGAGGATTGGGCACATGGAAATTCGCCATAGCATATCCTGAACGATTTGCGGCGATTGCACCTGTTTGCGGCTGGGGACACTTAGAGGATGTAGAAAAACTTAAAGATAAACCGATATGGGTTTTTCACGGGGCTAGAGATAACGTTGTACCACCGACAGAAAGCGAAACGATGGTTCAATTTTTACACAAATTTGGCAGTACAAAAGTAAAATACACAGTATATCCCGATGCCAACCATAATGCCTGGGATGCGACATATGCAAATCCGGAACTATACGATTGGTTTTTATTACATACAAAATAA